ACGAGTCTGCTCTCTAGACTATTTTCGATCTCGTAGTTTTTAATGATCTCTCTAACTCTTTTTCCTTCGATTGTTTCTTCTTCATAAAGTGCTGATACCATATTTTCAATAGCACCTTTATAAATTTCAAGCAAACCAAGCACAGCAGTGTATCTTTCATGAAGAAGCGTTTTTACAAACTCATCAACCTTTTCAGCCATCTTATCACTATAGTCTTTGATACTTTGACCGCCATTTAAAAACGTAGCACGTTGTTTTTCAAGCACCATAAGACCAGCAACATCACTCATACCATACATACTAACCATAGCTTTTATGATATCAGTCGCACGCTCTAGGTCGTTGCTAGCTCCGGTTGAAATTTCTTTAATAAACACCTCTTCAGCTGCTCTACCAGCCAAAAGTACATCTACTTCTGCTATCAATTCATGCTTTTGCATCATAAATTTATTCTCTTCAGGCGTATTTAGAGTATAGCCAAGTGCCGCAAGACCACGTGGTACGACTGAGACTTTTGTTACCCTTTTTGCACCTTTTGTTAGCTCAGCTATCAAGGCATGACCGCACTCATGATAAGTGACGATTCTTTTTTCTTTTGGATTTACGCGGCGAGACTTTTTCTCAAGTCCAGCGATCGATCTCTCAACGGCCTCCACAAGATCGGCCTGCTCGACAAAGGTCTTTGACTTACGTCCTGCAAGAAGTGCTGCCTCATTTATGATGTTTTCAAGATCAGCGCCAGCTAAACCAGTAGTAAGCCTTGCGATATCTTCGATATTTACATCTTTGCCAATCTTTACATCTTTCATGTGAACTTTTAAGATGTCGCAGCGTCCTTTAAAATCAGGTTTATCAACAAGCACTTGCCTATCAAATCTACCTGGCCTTAAAAGCGCAGCGTCCAAAACTTCAGGTCTATTTGTAGCCGCTATAACGATAACTGGCGACTTATCCGCGTCAAAGCCATCCATCTCAGAAAGAAGCTGATTTAGCGTTTGCTCTCTCTCATCGTTGCCACCCATTGGACCAGAATTTCTACTTTTACCGATCGCATCAATTTCATCTATAAAAACGATCGCTGGAGCCTCTTTTTTAGCATTCTCAAAAAGATCTCTAACTCTGCTTGCGCCAACGCCAACAAACATCTCTATAAAGCTTGATGCTGATATAGAGAAAAATGGCACACTAGCCTCGCCCGCAACTGCTCTTGCAAGAAGTGTTTTACCAGTACCTGGAGGGCCAACTAGCAAAATTCCTTTTGGAATTTTTGCCCCAAGTCTTAGATATTTATCAGGACTTTTTAGATAATCAACTATCTCTTGAACCTCTTCTTTTGCCTCTTCGACACCTGCAACATCGTCAAACTTAACTTTTGGTTTTTCAGAATTTATAAGTTTTTTTGCACTTCCTATGCCAAGTATGCCGCCGCCAATGTTCTTTTGCATACGACTAGCAATAAACATCCAAATAGCAAAAAATATAAATACCGGGATGATCCATGAAAATATAAGATCACCAAACCAGTTATTTTCGCTATAAACGCTGTAAGTTATGCCATTTTGCTCAAGTATGCCAATGAGTGTTGGATCATTTATACGTTTTGCGAGGTAGATGGTTTTGTCACTACCTATGCCTTTTATGGTAGTCTCTGAGATAGCAACCTCATTTAGTTGCTTATTTTTTAACATATCTTTAAACTCAGAATAAGCTACCATTTTACTCTGAGCATTGCTATTTAGCCCAAAAGAGCCACCAAGTCCGTCTCCACTAAAGCTTCTAAAAGCTAAAACTATAACTATTGCGAAAATGGCAAAAATGAAAATAGGATTTTTATTAAAAAAACCGTTATTATTGCCATTATTTTGGTTATTATTTTGGTTATTCATCTATTTCCTTATAAACAAAGCTACTCCAATCGTTACTTTGTTTTATCTCAATTAGCTCCAAATCCTTAAACGTATCTTTAATCCTATCTTCGTACTTGTTTAAAATTCCTGACAATACCAAGTAGCCGCCTTTTTTAAGCGATTTTTTTAAGTCATTTGAGAGCATAAAAATGACATCAGCAATGATATTTGCTACGACAATGTCATATTTTTGCTCTAAATTCGCGATAGAGCCTGTCCAAATTTTATTAAATTTAACCTCATTCAACTCGGCGTTGCTAAGTGAGCTTTGCGTGGCTTGCTCGTCTGTATCACAAGCATCTACCTTACAGCCAAGCTTTGCCAAGGCAATACTTAAAATTCCACTTCCGCAGCCCACGTCTAAAGCAGTGTCGCCACTTTTCGCATATTTTTGTAAAAGTTGTAAGCAAGAATTTGTACTTTCATGGTGCCCTGAGCCAAAGGCTAGAGCTGGGTCGATTATGATATTTGTTACGCCATTAAGTGGCTCTTCCCAGCTAGGTCTAACATAAATTTTATCAACCAAAATAGGCTTAACTGCCTTTTTATATTCGCCTAGCCAGTCTTTATTTTCTTTTAAATTAAGAGAAATTTTTAAATCATTTGAAATTTTACGAACACTAGAGAGCCCTTTTGCATACTCTTCGATACCCCAAGCTATATCTCTTAGATCATACTCTTCCCTGATGATGATCTCGTGATCTAGCTCTTCAACACAGGTAACTCCAAAAGAGAAAACTAGTTCTAAAATTTCATCATAAAAATTTGATGTTTTTATGCTTAATTCGTAAAATTTATCTTTCATTAACCAAGAACGTCTTCAAGCTTCTCTTTTAAAACTTGTGGCGTAAAAGGCTTAACGATGTAGTTATTAACACCTGCTTTTAAAGCTGTTATAACTTCGGCTTTTCCGCCCTCTGTTGTTACCATTATGATAGGCATATCAACATATTTTTGCTCTGCTCTTACCTTTTTAACAAGTTCAAGACCATTCATCTCAGGCATATTCCAGTCAGTGATAAGAACTTCGATACCTTCATTTTGAGTTAAGATATTCCAGGCCTCAAGACCGTGCTCAGCCTCAAGAATTTCTTGATGTCCTAACCTTTGTAAAGTATTTTTTATGATTCTTCTCATTGTTGAACTGTCATCTACAACCAAAATCTTCACATAATATCCTTTTAGTAAAAATTGCCCTATTCTAGCTAATTTAAATTTATAAAAGCTTTAACGCTATCTAAGTAGTTTAAAGGCCTCTTTTAGGTCAAGTAACCCTTCATAGTAGGCTTTTCCAACTATTACGCCACTAATCTCATTTGTGGCTTTTAGCATCAAAATATCATTTATATCACTCACGCCACCACTTGCTATCGTCTCAAGCTTGCTATTTCTAGCTATTTGCAAGCTAAACTCAACATTGACTCCGCCAAGCATTCCATCCTTGTTAATATCGGTGCAAATCACAGCTTCCACGCCAACATCTGCAAATTTTCTTGCAAGATCAACTGCTTTTATATTTGAGATCTCACCCCAACCTTGCACGGCCACATAGCCATCTTTTGCGTCAATGCCAACTACAACTCTATAAATTTCAGCCATTTTTGCTGTAAATTCTGGATCATGAAGGGCAACTGAGCCAAGGATCACCCTGCTAACTCCAAGGTCCAAATAGCGCTTTATACGCTCTTCATCTCTTATGCCACCACCCACTTGGACGCTTAAATTTGTAGCCTTTGTAATCTTTTCAATTGTTTTAAAATTTATCGTCTCTCCAGCAAATGCACCATCTAAATCAACCACATGAAGCCATTTTGCGCCATAATCTTCAAATTTCTTAGCAAGTTCACTTGGCTCGTTGCTATAAATTTTTGCACTTTGCATAAGACCTTTGCTAAGTCTAACCGCTTGTCCCTCTTTTAAATCAATCGCTGGAAAAATTTCCATCATAACCTCGCAAAATTCTCTAAAATTTTAAGTCCAGCTTCATGACTTTTTTCTGGATGAGGCTGAAAGCCAAAGATATTTTCATGCCAAACCGCACTTGTAAATTCATATCCATAAGTCGTCTTTGCCAGTGCAAATTTATCATCACAAACCACGTGATAGCTGTGTACAAAATATAAATACTCAAGCTTTTTTAGTCCTAAATTTAATGGGCTATTTTGCTTAAATTCCAAAGCGTTCCAGCCAATGTGAGGTATTTTTAATGGCTTATCGAAATTAGTTTCATTAAATTTTACGACCTCTCCAGGCAAAAGAGAAAGCCCCTCATGCTCGCCAAACTCAAAGCTTCGCTCAAATAAAAGCTGCATACCAAGGCAAATACCAA
This portion of the Campylobacter concisus genome encodes:
- the ftsH gene encoding ATP-dependent zinc metalloprotease FtsH; the encoded protein is MNNQNNNQNNGNNNGFFNKNPIFIFAIFAIVIVLAFRSFSGDGLGGSFGLNSNAQSKMVAYSEFKDMLKNKQLNEVAISETTIKGIGSDKTIYLAKRINDPTLIGILEQNGITYSVYSENNWFGDLIFSWIIPVFIFFAIWMFIASRMQKNIGGGILGIGSAKKLINSEKPKVKFDDVAGVEEAKEEVQEIVDYLKSPDKYLRLGAKIPKGILLVGPPGTGKTLLARAVAGEASVPFFSISASSFIEMFVGVGASRVRDLFENAKKEAPAIVFIDEIDAIGKSRNSGPMGGNDEREQTLNQLLSEMDGFDADKSPVIVIAATNRPEVLDAALLRPGRFDRQVLVDKPDFKGRCDILKVHMKDVKIGKDVNIEDIARLTTGLAGADLENIINEAALLAGRKSKTFVEQADLVEAVERSIAGLEKKSRRVNPKEKRIVTYHECGHALIAELTKGAKRVTKVSVVPRGLAALGYTLNTPEENKFMMQKHELIAEVDVLLAGRAAEEVFIKEISTGASNDLERATDIIKAMVSMYGMSDVAGLMVLEKQRATFLNGGQSIKDYSDKMAEKVDEFVKTLLHERYTAVLGLLEIYKGAIENMVSALYEEETIEGKRVREIIKNYEIENSLESRLVEIEEDEKSKKEE
- a CDS encoding 50S ribosomal protein L11 methyltransferase, with translation MKDKFYELSIKTSNFYDEILELVFSFGVTCVEELDHEIIIREEYDLRDIAWGIEEYAKGLSSVRKISNDLKISLNLKENKDWLGEYKKAVKPILVDKIYVRPSWEEPLNGVTNIIIDPALAFGSGHHESTNSCLQLLQKYAKSGDTALDVGCGSGILSIALAKLGCKVDACDTDEQATQSSLSNAELNEVKFNKIWTGSIANLEQKYDIVVANIIADVIFMLSNDLKKSLKKGGYLVLSGILNKYEDRIKDTFKDLELIEIKQSNDWSSFVYKEIDE
- a CDS encoding chemotaxis response regulator CheY, translated to MKILVVDDSSTMRRIIKNTLQRLGHQEILEAEHGLEAWNILTQNEGIEVLITDWNMPEMNGLELVKKVRAEQKYVDMPIIMVTTEGGKAEVITALKAGVNNYIVKPFTPQVLKEKLEDVLG
- the hisA gene encoding 1-(5-phosphoribosyl)-5-[(5-phosphoribosylamino)methylideneamino]imidazole-4-carboxamide isomerase; this encodes MEIFPAIDLKEGQAVRLSKGLMQSAKIYSNEPSELAKKFEDYGAKWLHVVDLDGAFAGETINFKTIEKITKATNLSVQVGGGIRDEERIKRYLDLGVSRVILGSVALHDPEFTAKMAEIYRVVVGIDAKDGYVAVQGWGEISNIKAVDLARKFADVGVEAVICTDINKDGMLGGVNVEFSLQIARNSKLETIASGGVSDINDILMLKATNEISGVIVGKAYYEGLLDLKEAFKLLR
- the hisH gene encoding imidazole glycerol phosphate synthase subunit HisH, producing the protein MIAIIDYGAGNIKSVINAFDFLDKKCALVSKPENLKEYSHIVLPGVGAFGEAMTKLKNNGMDEAVKEAVKSGKAFIGICLGMQLLFERSFEFGEHEGLSLLPGEVVKFNETNFDKPLKIPHIGWNALEFKQNSPLNLGLKKLEYLYFVHSYHVVCDDKFALAKTTYGYEFTSAVWHENIFGFQPHPEKSHEAGLKILENFARL